The following DNA comes from Rosa rugosa chromosome 5, drRosRugo1.1, whole genome shotgun sequence.
gaaaattgagaaagccTCACTAATTAACAGAGTGAAGCACTTGGAGGGCATAGTGATGGCACTAACTGAGAAGTTTGAGTCGCCAATAGCACGTCCAGGTGATGACAACGACTCAACTCCTCCTCCCCCACCACCTAGTTTCCCTCCGCCAAAACCAAAGGCCCCTCAGGACAAGCCAACTGACAGCAAGCactccaaaaacacaaaatctcaaGGTGGTAGTCAGGGAACTCAATCACAACCTGCCTGCTCCACAGCAAGCGCATCTGAGATGGCATCTGCAGCACCTCACTCAACCGACCAAGGACATCAGTCACCACTTCAATGCCTTGCCCAAGCAGCTGCACAGATTCATTCACCAACCTCTCCTGAGGTTAAATTGAGAATGACGGAAGATGCTTGCACACCGAATACTGCTTGGGTTAATGCATTGTTTGTGTTTCCACCTCCGGGCGTGTTTCAAACTCCACCTCCAAGAAAAGTCAGTTTGGAAGATATGCAAGCAGAGCCAAACAAGTATCAGATCATTATATCACCAGAGGTTCAGCCTGTTTTTGACGTCGAACCAGTCAATTACATTTCTCCTACAGAATAGATGACAAGAGCTGAGTTCATCAAGCCAATTTTAGAGGAGATATCAGGGCAGGACTCAGAATCTATTGGCCTCTATTGTTATGTGGTTAGGacgaagagaaaggagagagtacAAAAAACACATCATATTTTCTGGTGGGACGAGGTGAAAGAGCAAAGGCAGAGGGCGAAAATGACCAGAATCACAgcacaggaaaagaaaaaaggacagaCAGCTGAACAGAAACCACAGGAGGAAGTGATACATGATTTGACGATTAATGTGGATGACGaggaacaaacagaaaaaaacgaaattgaagTGATAGATTGGCAAAAACGACAACTGTACAACCTACTTGACAGCCTAACTAAAAGCAAACTAGAGAAGTACTGGAACAAGGCAGAACAAAGGTAATGTTTCATGTTACAGCTCACAAGATAGTGACTTAACTTGCCATGTAGCTGTCTGagtcactggacaagtcactgtccagatcatggcaattgccatgtagctggcctagtcactgtccagatcatggcaattgccatgtagctggctaaGTCACTGATCAactcactgtccagatcatggcaattgccatgtagctgaccaagtcactgtccagatcattggCAAGTGAAAAGTAACTGGCTAAGTCACAGGACTAACAACGTTCTATGTTATGCAGCGTATTATTCTGGGAGGGAAAAGAGCCTGGAAGCGAAATCACAAGGGCAGATGTCAAAATGTTCATAAGCGATCAATCAATAGCAAACAACTGGATTGATTGCTATGGGGAAATGTTGAAGGATGAACTGCAAAACGAAAGTTCACAAAGTTTGGGAAGATCTGCTTTTATGCATAGCATGTGTTGGGTAAGTATGACGAGCACTTTCTCATAAACATTGAATCCttatctctcattctttgtttatttataactcgttctatgtatttctttctttctttttttaaatagtattcgacaatacatttaactgtgagaaacctccatcaatacttgtgtgagccgctgttccaaaacatgggaaaatgcagcatgcttttcttcccaattacccataatgaagaatttcaccacacgctcttggtctttgacaaggacatactgcaatggctgcattttgattcaatgaaaccaagaagagcaggaacaggggagtgctttaaaagtataaaaaaattggtaagaaacttcttactgaccatgtaacttaccatGTAACTATCACTCACTAATCTGTTAAAAACTACAGGTTGAAATGGTCGAGCTGTGGATGAGAGCAGTGAAAGATCAAGCAGATGATATGCTGCAGCAAGGCTGCCGAATGAAATTTGACAAGAGTCAAAGcactcacacaaaattaaagatGGTTGAAAGTATTTTGAGCGATGACGAAATAAGAACAATAAGCTGGATAAAGGAAAATTATGATGGTGGAAGGATCCCTTTGAACCATGCCAGAATCTGCCCCCAACAAGACCAAGGATCGTAAGTCtatattcaaaaatttaaaatgataactttactgttactaattttggtcaaaatcattaacttgaaatttttaattgtcaacagattagattgcggaccttttgtaatgtattacatggacagaatggcaaaagaggagaagctgccaaacaaagtcaccaaagctcagatgaggaagttcaaagctcaaatattcaaaaaatttgcagaacataagcagagctggaactcagcaaattaagaattttataaatttgtttgtttagttcagaatttcagaaatttgttgtttagttcagactatgacttgtatggatctttttattcaagtttaatgcatcttctgaattcatagggcaagtcactgactatgtaaatatgaaggacgcatataattgaaagtgtcattgttaaattcactactgcccattatgtaactgcttaagtcactggccaagtaaaaagaaaactgaatgtcagtggccaagtcactaggcaagttactgtaaaactcaagtaactgaccaagtcactgataatgtagctgaccatgtaacttacaatatatgtaactgaccatgtaactgaacatgtaactaagcatgtagctgaatatgt
Coding sequences within:
- the LOC133711788 gene encoding uncharacterized protein LOC133711788, with product MLCSVLFWEGKEPGSEITRADVKMFISDQSIANNWIDCYGEMLKDELQNESSQSLGRSAFMHSMCWYSTIHLTVRNLHQYLCEPLFQNMGKCSMLFFPITHNEEFHHTLLVFDKDILQWLHFDSMKPRRAGTGECFKSIKKLVEMVELWMRAVKDQADDMLQQGCRMKFDKSQSTHTKLKMVESILSDDEIRTISWIKENYDGGRIPLNHARICPQQDQGSLDCGPFVMYYMDRMAKEEKLPNKVTKAFPVVF